The nucleotide sequence CACTGGCGATCGGCCACCATCCGACCGCCGCAGCCCCGGCATACCCTCAGGCGGCGTCCAGGCCGTAAGCGGTATGCAGACTTCGCAACGCCAGCTCGGTGTAGGCTTCGGAAATCAACACGCTGACCTTGATCTCGGAGGTCGAGATCACCTGGATGTTGATGCCTTTCTCGGCAAGCGTCTTGAACATCTTCTGCGCGACGCCGGCATGGCTTCGCATACCAACACCGATCACCGAGACCTTAACGACGTCCGAAGCCTGCCGCAGGTCGCCGAACCCGAGTTCGGCCTCCCGTTCGGTCAGAAGATGAACGGCACGCGCCAAGTCCTGTTTGGTCACGGTGAAAGTCATATCGGTGCGCTCGCCGTCGCCGGACACGGACTGCACGATCATATCGACGTTGATGGCAGCCTCCGCCAAGGGGCCAAAGATGGAGGCCGCGAAGCCAGGTCGATCGGGAACGCCCATCAAGGTGATCTTCGCCTCGTCGCGACTGTAGGTGACGCCGCTCACCACTGCCTGTTCCACAATTTCGTCCTCGTCTACAACCAGCGTTCCGGGCGTGTCCGCGAAGGAGGAGCGGACCTGCACTCTGACCCGGTGTTTCATGGCCATCTCGACCGAGCGGGTCTGAAGCACCTTCGCTCCGAGAGACGCCATTTCCAGCATTTCTTCGTAAGTGATCTTGTCGAGTTTACGCGCCTTTGCGACGATTCGCGGATCGCTTGTGTAGACGCCGTCGACGTCAGTGTAGATATCGCAACGCTCGGCGCCCAGCGCCGCGGCCAAGGCCACACCCGACGTGTCGGTACCGCCGCGACCAAGCGTGGTGACGCGGTTGCGCTCAGGCTCCAAGCCCTGGAAACCGGCCATCACCGCAACTTGCCCTTCGGCCAGACGCCGTTCCAACTCTTCCGTCTCGATACGCTGGATACGGGCGGACCCATGCGCGGCATCGGTGATCACCGGCACCTGCCAGCCCTGCCAGGAGCGGGCGGGGACACCATCCGCCTGGAGCACAAGCGCCAGCAGGCCAGCCGTGACATTTTCACCTGAAGAGACCACCGCGTCATATTCGCGCAAGTCAGCCAGCGCCGCGGCCTCGCGAACCCAGCCCACCAGCTTGTTGGTCTCCCCCGCCATGGCGGAGACTGCGACGGCGACTTGGTGGCCAGCTTCCACCTCGCAGCGGACGCGACGCGCCACATTGCGAATGCAGTCCAAGTCGGCAACCGAAGTGCCGCCGAATTTCATGACGATCCGAGCCATCGCGAAGTCCGACCAGCGGTTCAGGAAACGCCCCGCCGCCCCGGCAGTTCGCGCGCCGAACCCGGACAGGCGGCAGGTTGCCGCGAAGAGGCACGCTATCCATACTTGGGAAGTTGCCGAGAAAGCAAGCATACCCCAAGGCCGATGTGTCTATTTGCACAGCAGCTGCGCCTTGCAGAGGGCAGTTTCATCTCCTTCCCGACACCCACCACGACAGGACAACGGATGGCAAGCAACAGTCCGAAGGCGCAAGACGCAAAGCCGCAGGCGGGCAGCAGCTCCGTGCTCGCGGAGGAAGTGGAGAAGTTCGGGCAACTGGCTGCCACCTGGTGGGATCCGGAGGGCGAGATGCGCCCCTTGCATCGCCTTAACCCGACTCGCCTAGCCTACCTGCGCGACACGGCATGCCGCAGGTTCGGACGCGATCCACGCAGCGACAAACCGTTGAAGGAATTGAAGGTCCTCGACATCGGTTGCGGCGGCGGTTTGATCAGCGAACCGCTCGTCCGCCTCGGCGCCGACGTGCTGGGCATCGACGCGACGGCACAGTCGTTGGAAGTCGCCCGCCGGCATGCCGTCGATGCAGGCTTGATTGGGAACGGCGAAGCAATCGGTGGCCATAGGCTTTCCTACCGGCAGACAACGGCGGAAGACCTTTTGGCTCAGGGCGCGACCTTCGATCTCGTGGTGACGCTCGAAGTCGTCGAGCACGTGGCCGATTCAACGGCTTTTCTCGAAACCTGCGGCCACCTGGTGGACGAGGGCGGGCTCTTGGTGCTCTCGACTCTGAGCCGCACGCTCAAAGCCCTCGCGCTTGCCAAGATCGGCGCCGAGTACCTTCTGCGCTGGCTGCCC is from Algihabitans albus and encodes:
- a CDS encoding aspartate kinase, whose amino-acid sequence is MARIVMKFGGTSVADLDCIRNVARRVRCEVEAGHQVAVAVSAMAGETNKLVGWVREAAALADLREYDAVVSSGENVTAGLLALVLQADGVPARSWQGWQVPVITDAAHGSARIQRIETEELERRLAEGQVAVMAGFQGLEPERNRVTTLGRGGTDTSGVALAAALGAERCDIYTDVDGVYTSDPRIVAKARKLDKITYEEMLEMASLGAKVLQTRSVEMAMKHRVRVQVRSSFADTPGTLVVDEDEIVEQAVVSGVTYSRDEAKITLMGVPDRPGFAASIFGPLAEAAINVDMIVQSVSGDGERTDMTFTVTKQDLARAVHLLTEREAELGFGDLRQASDVVKVSVIGVGMRSHAGVAQKMFKTLAEKGINIQVISTSEIKVSVLISEAYTELALRSLHTAYGLDAA
- the ubiG gene encoding bifunctional 2-polyprenyl-6-hydroxyphenol methylase/3-demethylubiquinol 3-O-methyltransferase UbiG is translated as MASNSPKAQDAKPQAGSSSVLAEEVEKFGQLAATWWDPEGEMRPLHRLNPTRLAYLRDTACRRFGRDPRSDKPLKELKVLDIGCGGGLISEPLVRLGADVLGIDATAQSLEVARRHAVDAGLIGNGEAIGGHRLSYRQTTAEDLLAQGATFDLVVTLEVVEHVADSTAFLETCGHLVDEGGLLVLSTLSRTLKALALAKIGAEYLLRWLPAGTHDWRKFVRPHEAAGALRRAGLTVSDATGLAYNPLTDGWRLAKRDLDVNYMMTAVRD